A region from the Methanomassiliicoccales archaeon genome encodes:
- a CDS encoding HAD hydrolase family protein, whose amino-acid sequence MEFDLLDDFIPGESRQFISDGEGPITKNDNAFELCAAFIENGEKFFSVVSKYDDVLSDVLHREGYKAGDTLRLILPFLKAFGVTNQKMIEFSRSNILLVPGAKRTMRFVRELMQSFIVSTSYEQYVSAVCDAIGFPFENTYCTRVNLECCRIDPWEERTLRNYAKEIAAMDIIEIPVNAKRIEDFKPKDQRTIRRLDEIFWEEMTDLSSYQLILEVNPVGGDEKAAAILDICRRTGIGIEETMYIGDSITDVEALKMVKEGGGVAISFNGNSYAVRSAEIAILSPDTVVTSVIAETFHKGGRESVIDLVENWSLDYIKKVGYVHDYLVKELTRVFPDKLPIVTKVTPKNVGEIAELSSKFRKTVRGEAIGALG is encoded by the coding sequence TTGGAGTTCGATTTGCTCGACGATTTCATCCCTGGTGAAAGTCGTCAATTTATAAGCGATGGAGAGGGGCCGATTACAAAGAATGATAATGCGTTCGAGTTGTGCGCCGCTTTCATTGAGAACGGTGAGAAATTCTTTAGCGTTGTCAGCAAGTACGACGATGTTTTGAGCGATGTTCTACATCGCGAAGGATATAAGGCAGGTGACACCCTGCGACTCATCTTGCCATTTCTGAAAGCGTTTGGTGTAACGAATCAGAAGATGATCGAGTTTTCGAGATCGAATATTCTCCTCGTTCCAGGTGCCAAACGCACGATGCGCTTTGTGAGAGAACTCATGCAGTCTTTTATTGTGAGTACGAGCTACGAACAATACGTGAGTGCGGTATGCGACGCGATAGGTTTTCCTTTCGAGAACACTTACTGCACGAGAGTCAATCTTGAATGCTGCCGTATTGACCCATGGGAAGAGAGGACTCTTAGGAATTATGCCAAAGAAATTGCGGCGATGGACATCATCGAGATCCCTGTCAACGCAAAGAGAATCGAAGACTTTAAACCAAAAGATCAAAGGACGATAAGGCGCCTTGATGAGATTTTTTGGGAGGAAATGACGGATCTTTCATCCTATCAACTCATTCTTGAAGTCAACCCTGTTGGTGGGGACGAGAAGGCGGCAGCAATTCTTGATATTTGCAGGCGAACTGGCATCGGGATTGAAGAGACCATGTATATCGGAGACAGCATTACCGACGTCGAGGCATTGAAAATGGTTAAGGAAGGGGGCGGGGTCGCAATTTCTTTCAATGGAAATTCCTATGCCGTAAGGAGCGCTGAGATTGCTATCCTCTCCCCAGATACCGTTGTGACTTCGGTTATCGCGGAGACTTTTCACAAAGGTGGAAGAGAATCGGTCATCGATCTCGTAGAAAACTGGAGCCTCGATTACATCAAAAAAGTTGGGTATGTACATGATTATTTGGTCAAAGAACTGACAAGAGTTTTTCCTGACAAACTTCCAATCGTCACTAAGGTAACTCCAAAGAACGTTGGAGAAATCGCTGAGTTGAGCTCCAAATTTCGGAAAACGGTGAGGGGCGAGGCAATCGGTGCACTAGGCTGA
- the eif1A gene encoding translation initiation factor eIF-1A, with protein sequence MNRHNQDLEEDEELEDEQSEDVLRSPLPNRREGEMFGIADQLLGASRIRVMCADGKARMGRIPGKIRKRMWIREGDLVIVKPWEFQDDKADIIYRYTKTQANYLSRKKILPKNLDVF encoded by the coding sequence TTGAACCGCCATAACCAAGATCTCGAGGAGGATGAAGAACTGGAAGATGAACAAAGCGAAGATGTGCTTCGATCTCCCCTCCCGAATAGGAGAGAGGGTGAAATGTTCGGCATAGCTGATCAGCTACTCGGAGCGTCGAGAATCAGGGTTATGTGCGCAGACGGAAAAGCGAGGATGGGGCGCATTCCAGGCAAAATTAGAAAAAGAATGTGGATCAGGGAAGGCGACCTGGTCATCGTCAAGCCATGGGAATTTCAGGACGATAAAGCGGATATAATCTATCGTTATACAAAAACTCAAGCTAACTACCTGAGCAGAAAGAAGATCTTGCCAAAGAACCTGGATGTTTTCTAA
- a CDS encoding serine protein kinase RIO produces the protein MARRDSIESIERELERLRVKEKGVEDRKVLDQVFDRETLLAIYKMMTDGIIETVEFPISTGKEGNVFLCKKVDGGYVALKIYRIVTATFRRISKYIQGDPRFEGLSGNYRKIIYAWASKEFRNLQRFSEAGVRVPRPIKFHKNLLAMEYIGTEQAPAPLMKDVTLENPEEIYNLIIDYMMLAFQKAELVHGDLSEYNVLVHEGKPVIIDCGQAMVTDHPNALDYLKRDITNINEYFKSLCVKVIDNDEVLNIVTGVKK, from the coding sequence ATGGCAAGAAGAGACTCAATCGAATCTATCGAGAGGGAACTAGAAAGGCTTCGAGTAAAAGAAAAAGGGGTCGAAGACCGGAAGGTACTGGACCAGGTCTTCGACAGAGAAACGCTCCTTGCTATTTACAAGATGATGACGGACGGGATCATAGAAACAGTCGAGTTCCCGATTTCGACTGGCAAGGAAGGAAACGTATTTCTCTGCAAGAAAGTAGATGGTGGTTATGTCGCCCTGAAGATTTATAGGATCGTCACAGCGACATTTCGAAGGATTTCGAAGTATATTCAGGGCGATCCTCGATTCGAGGGACTTTCTGGAAATTATCGAAAGATAATTTATGCATGGGCTTCAAAAGAATTTAGAAATCTTCAACGATTCAGCGAAGCCGGTGTGAGGGTTCCGCGTCCGATCAAGTTTCATAAGAACTTGCTTGCGATGGAATACATTGGCACAGAACAAGCACCAGCACCGTTGATGAAGGACGTTACCCTCGAAAATCCAGAAGAAATATATAACCTTATCATCGACTATATGATGCTCGCCTTTCAGAAGGCAGAGCTTGTACACGGCGACTTAAGCGAATACAACGTACTCGTGCATGAAGGAAAACCGGTGATTATTGATTGCGGCCAAGCGATGGTCACTGATCATCCAAATGCACTCGATTATTTGAAGCGGGACATCACAAATATTAACGAATATTTTAAGTCGCTTTGTGTTAAAGTTATAGATAACGATGAAGTCCTCAATATCGTTACAGGTGTGAAGAAATGA
- a CDS encoding KH domain-containing protein — MKIVRIPTDRVGVLIGRDGETKKLLEEKTKVRMNISSDGEVTLDDSGVEDPLMSLVAVDIVRAIGRGFSPERAFRLLEEDEYIETIDIRDFVGKKPNHVIRMRARLIGTKGKTRRIIEDLTGASISIYGNTVSIIANSVQMPIAKTAIEMILRGSEHATVYRYLERSRPYLRIAEMGFDY, encoded by the coding sequence ATGAAGATCGTCAGAATCCCTACTGACCGCGTCGGAGTGCTTATAGGCAGGGATGGCGAAACGAAGAAACTGCTGGAAGAGAAGACGAAAGTTCGGATGAATATCAGCTCCGATGGCGAAGTGACTCTAGATGATAGCGGAGTAGAAGACCCGCTCATGTCACTCGTTGCTGTCGACATTGTGAGGGCGATCGGTCGTGGTTTTTCTCCGGAAAGAGCCTTCCGTCTGCTCGAGGAGGACGAATACATAGAAACAATCGACATTAGAGATTTTGTCGGAAAGAAACCAAATCATGTGATCAGGATGAGGGCAAGACTGATCGGAACAAAGGGAAAGACGCGCAGGATAATCGAGGATCTCACTGGTGCTTCAATTTCCATCTACGGGAACACTGTATCAATTATCGCAAATTCCGTTCAAATGCCGATCGCAAAGACCGCGATCGAGATGATACTGAGAGGGAGCGAGCACGCAACTGTTTACAGATATCTGGAGAGATCAAGACCTTACTTGCGGATAGCTGAAATGGGTTTCGATTATTGA
- a CDS encoding tRNA pseudouridine(54/55) synthase Pus10: protein MQDLISKAEIALKKDLCDHCLGRIFAQIGTGLTNKQRGESLRLGVTLKRVLQGEPLPLHEKCWVCEGLFNSVERFADAVVAKLSTLEYNTFLIGSKIDPEILEREERLWGEVGGDYAESIKSELNREIGKIVEAKTGKCVDFSHPDVVAVVDTRFASVELEIAPLFIYGRYRKYSREIPQTRWVCTVCKGRGCKRCNFKGKMYETSVQEIIGEPLMRAANGVDHFFHGMGREDIDVRMLGNGRPFVIEIREPKKRMLDLRSLEKTINELGKGIVEVSALRPSSRSEVKKIKSATPEKIYRAEILLNGKVNKEKINEVLQIFKNTRITQQTPTRVAHRRPDKTREKKIVSITIEKIDDDSITLVIRAEAGTYIKEFVHGDGGRTKPSLSDLLGVPCEVKSLDVIEVADNTGEE, encoded by the coding sequence ATGCAAGATCTCATCTCTAAGGCCGAGATTGCGTTGAAAAAAGATCTTTGCGATCATTGCCTAGGCAGGATATTCGCTCAAATTGGTACTGGGTTGACCAATAAGCAAAGGGGCGAATCGCTTCGACTTGGTGTTACGCTCAAGCGGGTTCTGCAAGGCGAGCCCTTGCCATTGCATGAAAAGTGCTGGGTCTGTGAGGGATTATTCAATTCAGTGGAAAGATTTGCGGACGCCGTTGTCGCAAAATTGTCGACTCTTGAGTATAATACATTCCTCATTGGGTCTAAGATTGACCCTGAGATTTTGGAGAGGGAGGAAAGGCTTTGGGGGGAGGTTGGCGGCGATTACGCGGAATCGATCAAGAGCGAACTGAATAGGGAGATTGGAAAAATCGTAGAGGCGAAGACAGGAAAATGTGTCGATTTCAGCCACCCTGATGTCGTAGCAGTCGTCGATACAAGGTTCGCGTCAGTCGAGCTCGAAATCGCCCCCCTATTCATTTACGGCCGTTACAGAAAGTATTCGAGGGAGATACCCCAGACCCGCTGGGTTTGCACTGTCTGCAAAGGAAGAGGGTGCAAACGCTGCAATTTCAAAGGAAAAATGTACGAAACGAGCGTCCAAGAAATCATTGGAGAACCTCTCATGAGAGCAGCGAATGGAGTTGACCATTTCTTTCATGGCATGGGGCGTGAAGACATCGATGTCAGAATGCTCGGCAACGGAAGACCCTTCGTCATCGAGATCAGGGAACCAAAGAAGAGAATGCTTGATCTAAGATCACTTGAAAAAACGATCAACGAATTAGGTAAGGGGATTGTCGAGGTCTCTGCACTCCGACCGTCTTCACGTTCCGAAGTGAAAAAAATCAAGTCCGCTACGCCCGAAAAAATTTATAGGGCAGAGATCCTCCTCAATGGCAAAGTTAATAAGGAAAAGATTAATGAGGTACTGCAAATATTCAAAAATACTCGTATCACTCAGCAAACACCAACACGGGTTGCTCACAGAAGACCGGATAAGACAAGAGAGAAGAAGATCGTCAGCATCACTATCGAAAAAATCGACGACGATTCGATTACTCTTGTCATAAGGGCTGAGGCTGGGACATATATCAAGGAGTTTGTCCATGGTGATGGTGGACGAACTAAGCCGAGCCTTTCGGATTTGCTGGGAGTACCCTGTGAGGTGAAATCTCTTGATGTGATAGAGGTCGCTGACAACACTGGAGAGGAATGA
- a CDS encoding 50S ribosomal protein L21e — protein MVKASKGSRCKSRNILRKSPRERGLSPITREFQKFQEGDKVSIHIDSSVHKGAPDIRFHGKTGTVIGSRGRAYILQVKDGDKYKTVIARPEHLKKAA, from the coding sequence ATGGTCAAAGCGTCAAAAGGGTCGAGGTGTAAGTCAAGGAACATACTCAGGAAAAGCCCAAGAGAGAGAGGATTGTCACCGATTACACGCGAGTTTCAGAAGTTCCAGGAAGGGGACAAAGTAAGTATTCATATTGACTCCAGTGTTCACAAAGGCGCCCCTGACATCAGATTCCACGGAAAGACAGGCACCGTCATAGGAAGCAGAGGTCGCGCATACATTTTGCAAGTTAAAGATGGAGATAAATACAAGACAGTTATCGCGAGACCCGAACACCTGAAAAAGGCTGCGTAG
- a CDS encoding RNA polymerase Rpb4 family protein: protein MADERFVTLAEVEELLMEESKLRELSSEQKLALDHATRLKKLPADKAKAMQKELEQIDFVSPAIACKLVDILPTHPDDIRILFTKERLVLEKKHIDQILKVVEKYL, encoded by the coding sequence ATGGCCGATGAACGCTTCGTCACCCTTGCTGAAGTAGAAGAGCTTCTCATGGAGGAAAGTAAGCTGAGGGAGCTTAGCTCAGAGCAGAAGCTCGCGCTCGATCACGCAACCCGGTTGAAAAAATTGCCAGCTGACAAGGCTAAGGCCATGCAAAAGGAATTGGAACAGATCGATTTTGTTTCCCCCGCTATTGCGTGCAAACTAGTCGATATACTTCCAACCCACCCAGATGACATTCGCATTCTCTTCACAAAGGAAAGGCTTGTCCTGGAGAAGAAGCACATCGACCAAATACTCAAAGTCGTGGAGAAGTATCTCTGA
- a CDS encoding DUF655 domain-containing protein: protein MIFLEDYARILDYLPQGLPSEKSFKREPIAYGLGETEFKLFELVPKANAQIMIGQRVYIGKDIAKRTEILHVKRRVSYSELTTAAQKELPFVIEEIVKAYEQKFVQFFNDAQAITTRFHMLELLPGLGKKTMWAVLEERKKGRFQSFEDIAKRIPSIKHPEKLIAKRIEIELSDPAQKYHIFVAK from the coding sequence GTGATCTTTTTGGAAGACTACGCTCGCATACTTGACTATTTACCCCAGGGACTTCCATCAGAGAAATCGTTCAAAAGAGAGCCGATAGCCTATGGCCTTGGGGAAACAGAGTTCAAGCTATTTGAGCTTGTGCCAAAGGCTAACGCACAAATCATGATCGGCCAGAGAGTCTATATAGGCAAAGACATCGCTAAAAGGACTGAAATTCTCCATGTTAAAAGGAGAGTTAGCTACAGTGAACTTACAACTGCCGCCCAGAAGGAATTGCCATTCGTCATTGAAGAGATAGTCAAAGCTTATGAACAGAAATTCGTCCAGTTCTTTAATGATGCACAGGCGATCACAACAAGATTCCACATGCTCGAATTACTTCCAGGCCTCGGCAAGAAGACGATGTGGGCAGTTCTGGAAGAGCGCAAGAAGGGTCGCTTCCAAAGCTTTGAAGATATTGCAAAGAGGATCCCGTCGATCAAACATCCAGAGAAGCTTATTGCGAAGAGAATCGAAATAGAGCTATCTGATCCAGCGCAGAAATACCACATTTTTGTAGCAAAATGA
- the rsmA gene encoding 16S rRNA (adenine(1518)-N(6)/adenine(1519)-N(6))-dimethyltransferase RsmA yields MRISEILEITRKYGVTPRKRKGQNFLVDERVANREIEYAQITREDTVLEIGPGLGILTSRLVERAGRVVAIEYDRGLAKYIRERFGTKLELIEGDALVIPFPPFDKIVSNIPYNISSPLIFKILEHRFKLAVIMIQKEFAERMVARPGDKRYSRLSVGTYYRADCELLEFVPRSRFWPAPEVDSMIICLVPRDPPFRVKDEKAFFELVDLLFKYRRKKIGTVLRMSGIDAKAIEHLPYTDRRVDTLAPHEIGVLSDLISTSTSSNKESAQ; encoded by the coding sequence ATGAGGATATCAGAGATCCTTGAGATAACTAGGAAATATGGCGTAACCCCCCGGAAGCGCAAGGGACAAAACTTTCTAGTTGATGAGAGAGTTGCAAACAGGGAAATCGAGTACGCTCAAATCACCAGAGAGGATACCGTTCTCGAGATTGGGCCTGGGCTGGGAATCCTCACGTCCAGACTGGTAGAAAGAGCGGGGCGAGTGGTCGCAATTGAGTATGATCGTGGGCTCGCCAAATATATCCGAGAACGTTTCGGGACGAAACTGGAATTGATTGAAGGGGACGCCCTCGTGATCCCTTTTCCCCCTTTTGATAAGATTGTATCGAATATTCCTTACAATATATCCTCCCCGCTGATTTTTAAGATACTTGAACATCGATTCAAACTCGCAGTCATCATGATACAGAAGGAGTTCGCAGAGCGAATGGTCGCCCGACCTGGAGATAAAAGGTATTCAAGACTTTCAGTTGGTACTTATTACCGAGCTGATTGCGAGCTTCTCGAGTTCGTTCCCAGATCGAGATTCTGGCCAGCCCCCGAAGTCGATTCGATGATTATCTGTCTAGTGCCCCGCGACCCCCCATTCAGAGTGAAAGATGAGAAAGCGTTTTTTGAGCTCGTTGACCTTCTTTTCAAGTATAGACGAAAAAAGATCGGAACGGTGCTGAGAATGAGTGGGATCGACGCGAAAGCAATTGAACACCTTCCATATACAGATCGCAGAGTCGATACCCTTGCTCCACATGAAATCGGAGTCCTTTCTGATCTAATCTCCACTTCTACTTCCTCAAATAAGGAAAGCGCTCAATAA
- a CDS encoding DUF1611 domain-containing protein: MNDAIVLCEGKLGMTAGKTARGLVRYSKKYRILGVIDSMNAGKDAGEVVDGIKRGIPVFSSFSEALKRCPSKPDYLIIGVATIGGMLPIEYRQTIKEALENGISVISGLHEFLAEDREFLEIAKRSGASIVDIRKEPPLNQLHKYRNLASKIDAVKIPVLGTDAAIGKRTTAIEITEGLNRLGIKSEFVATGQTGLLQGARYGVPLDAIQGDYMVGELEHAIYQAWLNEKPDVIVVEGQGSLTHPVYVCGTRAIISATRPDAIILQHAPGRKFRTYDPELKLPMPDLQREISLYEAYSNAPVIGLGINHEGLSINEIKDVCRKLETTFGIPAVDVFLEGPERLVRAIIERFPYLRK, encoded by the coding sequence ATGAACGATGCAATTGTGCTCTGCGAAGGCAAGCTCGGAATGACAGCGGGTAAGACAGCGAGAGGGCTGGTCAGATATTCGAAGAAATATCGGATTCTCGGCGTCATCGACAGCATGAATGCTGGCAAAGACGCAGGAGAAGTGGTCGACGGCATCAAAAGAGGCATTCCCGTTTTCTCATCCTTTTCAGAGGCCCTCAAGCGATGCCCTTCGAAGCCAGACTACCTTATCATTGGCGTAGCTACAATTGGTGGCATGCTCCCCATTGAATACAGACAGACAATTAAGGAAGCGTTGGAGAACGGCATCAGCGTGATTTCCGGTCTTCATGAATTCCTCGCAGAGGACAGGGAATTTCTCGAAATCGCGAAACGGAGCGGTGCATCGATCGTGGACATAAGAAAGGAGCCACCACTTAATCAGCTGCATAAATACAGGAATCTTGCGAGTAAAATTGATGCGGTGAAGATTCCCGTTCTCGGTACTGATGCGGCGATCGGAAAGAGAACGACAGCGATTGAAATTACTGAAGGACTTAATCGACTCGGCATTAAATCGGAATTCGTTGCGACCGGTCAAACAGGGTTACTCCAGGGAGCTAGGTACGGCGTCCCTCTCGATGCAATCCAGGGCGACTACATGGTCGGAGAGCTCGAGCATGCGATTTATCAGGCCTGGCTGAATGAAAAGCCGGATGTCATTGTTGTAGAGGGGCAAGGTTCTTTGACACATCCAGTTTATGTCTGCGGGACACGTGCGATTATCTCTGCAACGAGGCCAGATGCAATCATCCTCCAGCATGCCCCGGGCAGAAAATTTAGGACTTATGACCCCGAGCTGAAGCTCCCGATGCCAGATCTGCAGCGAGAAATTTCCCTTTACGAAGCATATTCTAACGCACCAGTCATCGGGCTTGGTATTAATCATGAGGGTCTATCGATCAATGAAATTAAGGACGTTTGCAGGAAACTCGAAACGACATTCGGGATCCCGGCTGTCGATGTTTTCTTAGAGGGGCCAGAAAGACTTGTAAGAGCGATTATTGAGCGCTTTCCTTATTTGAGGAAGTAG
- a CDS encoding corrinoid protein → MRGIEVKTGGFPLIYDEIAKAMVEGDGNKVVNLVDVALNKENKPPSEIIKNGLARGMDILGRLYESGERYLVDLIVASDSFRRSLEILRPRLIESGSSEKLRGVVILGTVEGDIHEIGKKLVGIALEVAGFRVIDLGPDVPPDRFSNEAKNLRADILGMSSLITTTMINAKRTIDKLVEDGIRGNIKIMVGGAPVDESFVRMIGGDAYGKDAFEAAAVAKKIICS, encoded by the coding sequence ATGAGAGGCATCGAGGTAAAAACAGGAGGTTTCCCCTTGATTTACGACGAGATCGCGAAAGCAATGGTTGAAGGCGATGGCAATAAAGTAGTGAATTTGGTAGATGTCGCACTCAATAAAGAAAACAAACCACCTTCCGAGATCATCAAGAACGGACTCGCACGCGGAATGGATATTCTCGGTCGATTGTATGAATCGGGAGAAAGGTATCTCGTTGATCTCATTGTTGCCTCTGACTCGTTCAGGAGATCCCTAGAAATCCTACGGCCGCGTTTGATTGAATCAGGATCCAGTGAAAAGCTCCGTGGCGTCGTGATTTTAGGCACCGTTGAGGGCGATATCCATGAGATCGGAAAGAAACTTGTTGGTATAGCTCTTGAAGTCGCGGGATTCAGGGTCATCGATTTAGGGCCAGATGTCCCCCCAGATCGCTTTTCCAATGAGGCGAAAAATCTTAGGGCCGATATTCTCGGAATGTCATCTCTCATTACCACAACAATGATCAATGCAAAGCGTACGATCGACAAGCTAGTCGAAGATGGAATTCGTGGTAACATCAAGATCATGGTCGGTGGTGCCCCGGTAGACGAATCCTTTGTCAGGATGATCGGCGGGGATGCGTATGGAAAAGATGCTTTTGAGGCTGCTGCAGTCGCAAAGAAGATTATCTGTTCTTAG
- a CDS encoding radical SAM protein, with product MAKCISCGTETAIISKSIGLCRECIINSNECNHVIVARSNVRRKYGLPIFPPIDGKKCGRCVNECCIPDGERGYCGVRENVSGKIENVTGDEAIAIAYYDPLPTNCVASWVCPGGTGAGFPRYSYKRGPEIGYKNLAVFYGACTFDCLFCQNWHYKDLCRSSSPRLDARRLASMVDTETSCICFFGGDPTPFIDHSISTARHALANSRRILRICWESNGSMGVNHAKEIGDVALETGGCVKIDLKAWNESLHRVLCGTTNKWTVKNIELLSQMASSRREVPLLIVSTPLIPGYVDEEEISAIASFLADLDRDIPYSLLAFHPEYLMSDLPTTSRAHAQRCLEAARDAGLRRVNIGNEWLLR from the coding sequence ATGGCGAAATGCATATCGTGCGGAACTGAGACTGCCATAATCTCAAAAAGTATTGGACTGTGTAGAGAATGTATCATAAACTCAAATGAATGCAATCACGTCATCGTCGCTCGATCAAATGTCAGGAGGAAATACGGTCTCCCCATTTTCCCGCCGATTGATGGCAAGAAATGCGGGCGTTGTGTCAATGAATGTTGCATACCCGATGGAGAGAGAGGATACTGCGGTGTTAGAGAGAACGTATCGGGAAAGATTGAGAATGTGACAGGTGACGAGGCAATTGCGATAGCCTATTATGACCCATTGCCGACGAATTGTGTAGCTTCATGGGTATGTCCTGGCGGTACCGGCGCTGGCTTCCCCAGGTATTCATATAAAAGAGGGCCAGAAATCGGTTACAAAAATCTCGCCGTTTTCTATGGGGCGTGCACATTTGATTGCCTTTTTTGCCAAAACTGGCATTACAAGGACTTGTGTCGATCCTCTTCACCGAGATTGGATGCAAGAAGGCTGGCTTCAATGGTCGATACCGAAACGTCCTGCATATGCTTTTTCGGTGGTGATCCGACGCCCTTTATTGATCATTCGATCTCAACAGCAAGACATGCCCTCGCCAACTCACGTCGCATTCTGCGGATTTGCTGGGAAAGTAACGGCTCAATGGGAGTCAACCATGCCAAAGAAATTGGAGACGTCGCCCTTGAAACGGGTGGCTGCGTGAAGATAGATCTGAAAGCATGGAATGAGAGCCTTCACCGCGTTCTCTGTGGAACAACGAATAAATGGACCGTAAAAAATATTGAACTACTTTCTCAGATGGCGTCCTCGAGAAGAGAAGTACCGCTCCTGATCGTTTCAACCCCGCTCATACCTGGTTATGTCGATGAGGAAGAAATATCAGCCATTGCATCATTTCTTGCTGATCTTGATCGAGATATTCCATATTCGCTGCTGGCGTTTCACCCAGAATATTTGATGTCCGATTTGCCAACGACATCAAGAGCGCACGCTCAAAGATGTCTTGAAGCCGCAAGAGATGCCGGCCTTAGACGTGTCAATATCGGAAATGAATGGCTCCTCAGATGA
- a CDS encoding PrsW family glutamic-type intramembrane protease codes for MEIGTLEIIAVILVALTPSVLYILWIRNTEMCKREPLSFVFLVLFYGSTAAFGIAFVIETSLIYLLFENGSLLNRFIWGIEGPSPQVYLFLLAVVIAPIVEEFVKASGVFLAYRRLAELEDGMIYGAAAGLGFAAAENVIYFGDALLAGFEVFLVTAVLRTLTSTVLHASSTAISGYGIGKAKLFRQIGRRSRWLQYVILAVIIHALFNFFAILGVIFSQGMEIYFAGLIASFAIATIAFRIMKLKIREFDMMFPGEKK; via the coding sequence ATGGAAATTGGGACTTTGGAAATAATTGCGGTGATTCTTGTTGCCCTCACTCCTTCTGTGTTGTATATCCTTTGGATCCGGAATACAGAAATGTGCAAGCGCGAACCCCTTTCTTTCGTATTCCTGGTACTTTTTTATGGATCAACAGCTGCTTTTGGAATCGCTTTCGTGATTGAAACTTCGCTTATTTACTTATTGTTTGAGAATGGGAGTTTGCTCAACAGATTCATATGGGGTATTGAAGGCCCTAGCCCACAGGTGTACCTTTTTCTCCTTGCAGTGGTCATTGCACCGATAGTTGAAGAATTCGTCAAGGCGAGCGGTGTTTTTCTTGCTTATAGGCGCTTAGCAGAACTCGAAGACGGGATGATCTATGGCGCTGCCGCAGGCCTTGGGTTTGCGGCGGCAGAGAACGTCATCTATTTCGGAGACGCGTTGCTCGCTGGCTTCGAGGTCTTCTTAGTCACTGCGGTCTTAAGAACCTTGACTTCGACGGTCCTTCACGCAAGCTCGACCGCGATTTCTGGATATGGAATTGGCAAGGCTAAACTCTTCAGACAGATCGGACGTCGTTCTCGATGGTTGCAGTATGTGATCCTCGCCGTAATCATTCATGCTCTGTTCAATTTCTTCGCCATATTGGGAGTGATCTTTTCACAGGGAATGGAAATTTATTTCGCTGGTCTAATCGCAAGTTTTGCTATCGCAACGATCGCTTTCAGGATCATGAAATTGAAAATTCGGGAATTCGACATGATGTTTCCTGGCGAGAAAAAATAA
- a CDS encoding CBS domain-containing protein has product MDRISKRFMDTIVGDVYDQIVKRPSTVKPSAKIRDAIEEMLQNPISRKVYVVDDDGKLMGTVTTETILRLLGYRVGVREGGAISFYRFLRDALKEDVLSVMQKSTAVKKETRLTDVLQLMIENHLNDLPVVDDQGRLIGEVISLELFIIGKNVFEG; this is encoded by the coding sequence ATGGATCGGATATCAAAGCGGTTCATGGATACGATAGTTGGCGATGTTTATGACCAGATTGTGAAACGGCCATCAACCGTCAAGCCGAGCGCGAAAATTAGGGACGCAATAGAAGAAATGCTTCAAAATCCTATCTCGAGGAAGGTATACGTCGTCGATGATGATGGCAAACTCATGGGAACTGTAACCACTGAAACGATACTCAGACTTTTGGGCTATCGCGTTGGTGTGAGGGAGGGGGGTGCAATATCATTTTATAGATTTCTCAGAGACGCCCTTAAAGAAGATGTCCTGAGTGTGATGCAGAAGAGTACTGCTGTCAAGAAGGAGACGAGGCTAACAGATGTATTGCAACTGATGATTGAGAATCACCTCAATGACCTTCCAGTTGTCGACGACCAGGGGAGACTCATTGGTGAGGTTATAAGTCTGGAACTCTTCATCATTGGAAAGAATGTTTTTGAGGGGTAG